DNA sequence from the Alkaliphilus metalliredigens QYMF genome:
GGTTTATCACTTTTTTTGTTTAGGCGTTTAATTTTTCAAGTAATGCCTCGGCGTCAATTCCATGCACCGCAGCTGCTTGCTCTATTGTCTCCATTTGAGATGAAGGACAACCCAAGCATCCCATACCAAAGGACATTAAAATGGATGCTGAATTAGGATTGATTTTTAAAGCGTTACCGATTAATGTATCTTTTGTAATTTTTTCCATTATATTCCCTCCAAAGTTAATTATTTTTAAAATGACACTTCTGTCAATTCAGACTAGAAACGATGATTATAAAATGTACTGTCTTGTTAGATGGATTTACTATGTTTAGTACTAACTATAGTATAGGGGAAAAATAGATTAAAAAAGATGATCTGCGTCACTAAAAAGTGTGATGATTGTCACAAATAGAATAATTTTTCAAAGTATTGGAAGACTAATAGGGATAGTAGCAAATATTGATATTTTTAGAAGGAGGGAAAACTGTGTCAGATAAAGATGTACAAAATTCTTATCAAAGAAGTGCTGAACGGATGAGAGGGGATCAAAAGACATTTTCAGCAGATTTGACAGATGCAGACTATAATGATCCTAGTTTGCATAAGGACGCTCATGATAAGGCTCAGGTTGATTATGAAGGAATTGAAAAATCACCATCAATGGAAGAGGTCCACAAGTGGCAAAGAGAGCATATTAAAAAGGATGATCAGTCAAAGGAAGGCTACCCTTTAAACACCATCATTGATCCTGCCATGAGAGAGATGTATCAAGTTGTACATAATGCTGGAATGAGTAATGTATTCGATCGTTTCAGTGAGCAACAGCCAACCCAATGTAAGTTTTGTATTGAAGGCCTGTCCTGTCAGCTCTGTGCCAATGGCCCTTGTCGGATTAGTAAAAAGGCCCCTAGGGGTGTCTGTGGCGTGGATGCTCACACAATGGTGGCGAGAAACTTTGTATACCGTCATGTAACCATTGGTACATCAGCAAATATTTTTCATTGCCATCAAGCTGCCCGTACATTAAAGGCTGCAGGAGAGCATCCAGAGAGTGGGTTAAAGATTCGTGACCCAGAAAAATTGAAAAAGTATGCTGATATGGCTGGACTCGATGCGAATCAACCAATTGATAAGCTGGCAGTTACATTTGCACAGTGGGTAATGGATGACATCCACTTGCCTCATCATGTGGAATCTAAGGCAGTTGAAGCCTTTGCACCTACGAAGCGAAAGAAACTTTGGAGAGAACTGGGGTTATTCCCAGGAGGCGGATATAGTGAGGTTGCCTATGCCCAAACCCAATGTATGACCAACTTTAACTCAGACCCTGTGGAGTTTCTACTGAGAAGTGTACGTTTGGGTGTTGCCAATGAGTACCAAGGATTATTCCTACTAAATATTGTGCAGGAAATATTAATGGGAACCCAGGAGATTGCAATGAAGAAACAGAATATGGGATTATTAAAGAAAAATCAAATTAATGTTGTGACCAATGGGCATATGCCTTTACTTGCCCATGTGGCCATCGACATCGCCTCAACCGATGAATGGCAACAGAAGGCAAAGGATGCTGGTGCGGATGGCATCAAAATATTTGGACATGTATGTGAAGGGCAACAGCTCATCAATTATGAAGGAATGCATAACCAAAGCGCCTATGGGGGACAAGAAGGAGAATGGCTATCCCAAGAATACCTATTGGCTACTGGTGTGGTAGATCTGTTTATGTTTGATTATAATTGTACTGTACCGACGATGCCTATATTTGCGAAAAAGTTTGGGACAAAGCTATTGAGTACACATCCTGTTATAAAATTGCAAGGAACCGAGACTTTGGACTTTGTGCCTGAAAAGATGAAGGAACAAGCTGTGAAGGCACTGGATATGGCAATCGAATCCTTTAAAGAAAGAAAGCAGGCTAATCGTAAAACCTATATTCCGCCCCATGTGTCAGATTGTATGGTTGGATTTAGTACGGAGTCAGTACGAAATGCCCTTGGCGGAAGCTTTGACCCATTAATTGAACAGATTGCAAACGGAAATATAAGAGGTATTGCCACCATTGTAGGTTGTACCACAGCGAGATATGGCCAGGGTGGAAGTAATATTTTTAAGATTACCAAGGGCTTAATTGAAAACAATATTTTAGTCCTCTCTGGTGGATGTACTTCTAGTGTAATGGAGTATACGGGATTAACAAACCCCAAGGCATCTGAAGAGTGTGGAGAGGGATTGAAGGCTGTTTGCGAGAAACTAGGCATTCCACCGGTATTAACCTATGGAGCCTGTGTGGATATTGGAAAGATGACTCAAACTGCAGTTGAATTAGCTGATGCACTTGATGTTGATACCAATATGCTTCCTCTTGTTATTGGGGCACCTGAATATTTAGAGCAAAAAGCTGTGGCTGATGCATGTACTGCTGTTGCCTTAGGATGGTTAGTTCATGTGGCGCCTGTTCCTTCTATTACAGGTAGTGATCTAGTAGTGAAAACATTAACCGAAACAACTGAGACCCTAGGACTTGGAAAAGTAGTGGTGGAAATGGATGCAGAGAAAACAATACAGATTTATGTGGATCATATTGAAAAGAAACGAAAGGAATTAGGGTTAAATTAAATAGGATTGTCTATGCAAAGAAAGGATTCCATAGTGAATCCTTTCTTTTTTTGACAATAGAATTCGTATGATGCTCTCTCATCGACTCATAAGTGCACTAAAAAAAGAAGTCCTCCATGGGCTTCTTTGATAATCATCTATTATTAATTATGTTATCATAATCAATGTTGATTAACGCGTCCCTTTAAGAGACGAAAGGTTTTCTTTGGGTCTTGAGATTCCTTTAAATTCTTAAACTCATTACAATGCTTGATGTCAGACTCGATCTCCCAGTGGATGACAAAGGTTAAAATGACCCTAAGGGCGATAATTGCAGCTAAGACATAGACTTCGCTTAGGTCTCTAATGGTGACTGTCTTTAGGATCTCACCGGCTAGCTTAAATTCTAAACCCAAGGCTAAGGACTTGGCTAATTCAATCTTTATTGTATCATCGGTAAAGTTAAAGGTTTGTACTGCATATTGGGCAAAGGCCTTTAAAGCTGTAAATAGAATAACAAAGATGCCCATTGCTTCTAATAAATGAATTGCGTAAGGAACGGCAATTTCCATAAAGTGCTCCAAGATCATTTGACATGCGCCTCCTAAAATTGATAATCAGAAATAATCGTTTGTGTCTTGCACTAGTCTTATTCCATATATCATTATGCTCCTCTAAAATTACTTTGTCAAACATATTATTTAAAAAAAATAAAGTTTGAATTTTCTTGAAAAAGAAAGGTTGCAAACCATCTGATTGGTAGCGTTTGCATAAAAATGTTGTGTTAATTTGGTTATCACTGAAATGCATAGATGATTGATTAAAAGGGTATATAACATAGAATTATATGACTATTGCTTTTAACATGATTGCTTTTCATTTATAATAAGAATGAGAGGAGAGGAAGACATGACCTTTTATGAAGAGTTTAGCAAATACTATGATTTTATTTTTCCCACTGGAGAAGCGCAGGTAAATCTGATTATAAAGCATATACCTGAAAATAAAAGAAATGTATTGGACGTAGCCTGTGGTACAGGAAACTATGCAATTGCCTTGGCTAAAAAGAATATAGAGGTATCAGCTGTTGACTTAGATGAGAAAATGATTCAGGAGACCATAAGCAAATCTCATGAAAACAATGTGCATGTAGATGCAAATACTGGGGATATGACTGCATTAAATGAAGTCTTTCCACATGAAAAATTTGGTTCGATTTTTTGTATTGGGAATTCATTAGTACATTTAACCAAGCTTGTGGATATGGAGGAAGCTCTGAGACAAATGTATCATTTGTTAGAGGAAGAAGGGAGTCTGATTCTACAAATTATTAACTATGACCGCATTCTAAAATATGATATTAATGGTCTACCCACCATTGACAATAAGGAAGCTGGGGTCAAATTTATTAGAAGGTATGAGCCGAATCAACGTGTAGGACTCATTAATTTTAATACGGAATTAATCATCAATGATGGAGAGGCACAACGAGTCTATCGGAACTCAGTACCATTATATCTATTACAACAAGAACAGCTTGAAGGACTTTTAAGAGTCGTAGGCTTTCGGGATATGAATTTCTTTGGAAGTTTTAAGGAAGAACCCTACAGTCAAGAAGCCTATGCAACAGTTGTCGTTGCAAAAAAATAAGCAAAAAAGGATTGAGCCTATGAAAGACACCACGATAGATATATTGAGAAAAGTGCCTGCTTTTTCTAAATTAAAAGAAGAGGCTTTAAAAAAGATTGCAAATATGACCATTGAAAGAAATGTTAGAAAGGGATCCATTATTTTTATGGATGGAGATCCAGGTGAGGCATTTTACTTTGTTAAATCAGGAAAGATAAAGGTATATAAAACCACTGCGGATGGAAGAGAATTAATCTTTACGATTTTATCCCAGGGAGATGTATTTGCTGAAGTTACCTTATTTAATGACATACCCTACCCTGCCTCTACGGAAGTATTGGAAGATGCTAGTATAGGAATGATTCGAAACCAAGACCTTGAAGAACTGATTCGAGGAGATGCAGATATTGCGCTTCAGATCATTAAAGTTTTTAGTAAGAAACTGTTTGCTTCCCAACAAAAGGTGAAGGAATTGGCTTTAGGAGATACCTATATGCGAACTGCTCTAACCATATTAAAGCTAGGGGAGGAGCATGGTGTAGAAAGCGCGGCGGGAATTGAAATTGAATTGAATATTTCCCGTCAGGAACTGGCAAATATGATTGGCACAGCAAGAGAAACAGTGAGTAGAGCATTGAGTCAATTTAAAAAGGAAGGGGCTCTGGAAGTTCAAGGTAAGAAGATTATTATACAGGATATTAAAAAGTTAAGGAGCTGGGTTCAGTAAATGGTAAGTGCAAGTTTAATTGCAAAATAAACAAAGGGAAGTGGCGCAATTGGAAGAAAAGGAAGTAAAGAAGGATATCGTTAATCGATTAAGAACCATTAAAGGTCATATACAAGGGATTGAAAAGATGATTGAAGAAGACAAGGAATGTGAAGACATACTGTTACAAATTACAGCGGTAAAGTCCTCCGTCGATCGGGTAGGACAACTGATCATTGAAAATCACTCCAAAGAATGCTTGTTAAAGGATAACATTAGCTCTGATGAAATTGATAAAGTATTAAAGACGATTTTAAAGTTTATGAAATAAAAAAGCGATGTGAGCCTAATCACATCGTTTTTTTTGAGCTATTTTGATTTCACATAGTCAAAGATATTGGTTTTGTTACTTATGATCCAAATGACCCATGAGAAAATGGGAATACTGATTAGTTGTGTAATGGTCCGTGGAATGATTGTTAACTCATAAGGAATACTAAATAAAGCACTTAAAAAATAAGGAATAAGTAAGAGAGATATAGTCACTTGTCCAATTAATATGGATATAAAAATCAACCAAAATGAAGGTCGCGACACTTGGAGCTTTGATGAAAAATGAATATTGGATTTGGGTCTAAAAGTAAAATAATAAATCGATCCAGGTATGAAACCCGATAAACCTGCTGACAATGTAAAATGAGGCATATAAGCTCCCATGGGATTTAAAAAGTATCCAATCAGATCTCCTAATGCTCCCACAATGAATCCGCTTATAGGACCAAATAGTATTCCAGCTAGTAAAATCGGTAGGGACCCGAAGCCCACACGGACTCCTTCAACACCACCGAAGGGGATTCTAATACTTGCAATACGAGTAAAAACAATTGTTAAAGCCATTAACAAAGAAAGGGTAACGAGTTTCCTTGTGTTAAATTTCATGAATTCACTCCTTATGGTGGTTAGATTTTACCAAAAAAACAATCAATCTAGTGTAAAAAGAGCGCTTAATACAGTGGTATTGTGACTCACACTGAATGTTAACTGGGTACTAATGCATTTCATTATTGTAACATTTTTTCAATAAAAATACAAAGGAGGTTCATTATGAAAACACATACTGACAAAAGTATAATGGTATTTCTACAAGAAATAGATCGGAAGAAGGATTTTTTTCATTCCGTTGACGAAGTGAATAAGTATAACTTAAATGCAATTATTGAGTTAATACAATATGACAATATTAAGAATTATGGAGACCCCTTGTATACGAGACATGAATTGAGAAAAGGAATCAAACAATATCTACAAGATAACTGAAAGGGTGTGTAAATAATGAGGAAAGCAATTTTTTTTGATCGGGACGGCGTCTTAAATGACAATGAAACACATGTTAATCAGCCAAAGGATTTAATACTATATGATGGTGTAAAGGAAGGGTTACGAAAAGCCTATGAGGCAGGATATGATTTGTTTGTTGTAACAAATCAAGGGGGAATTGAATTAGGGCATCTCACTGATGAAGACTTAAAGAAGATACATACTCATCTAGAGGAAGAGGTCAAAGACTACTGTCACTTTAAAGAGATCATGTATTGTCCTTATTTCAAAACGGATAGTGAAGATCGGAAGCCGAGACCAGGAATGATCTTGAAGTTAGCGGATAAATATGATATCGATTTGAAAAAGAGCTGGATGGTGGGAGATCGTGATACCGATATAACCGCAGGACTCGAGGCTGGATGTCGAACAGCGAAAATTGGCAGAGTAGATCCACGAGCACAGATCAATGAAGCTAATTTATCGGATCGAAATAAAAAGAGAAAAGTTGATTTAGAGGCGGTAGTGAAAGAAATATTAAAAGAATGTTAAAAATACGACAATATTTGGCTTGGCAAGAAATATATGTTAAAATACATATAAGTATTAGTATATACCAGTGTTATTTTAAAGGGAAATAGAATTTTTCTATCAAAATTACGAAAACTATAGATAAACAAAAAAGGAGGAGTTAAAATGGCAAAGGAAATTATTGTTTATACCAGCAACACATGACCGCACTGTCATACAGCGAAGGAGTTTCTTTCGGAAAAAGGTGTTGAATTTACTGAAAAAAATGTTCAAGAGGATCCATCTGCAAGAAAAGAATTAATGAAGCATAAAATTATGGCTGTTCCCGTGATCCAAATTGATGGAGAAATGATTGTTGGTTTCGACCCAGATAAAATTGAAGGTATGCTATAATAAAAATTCCCTGGTACCTACCAGGGAACTTTTTATTTAATTTAATAGGAAAGTTCTTCTTTCCTATTAAATTAAAAAGGGGTTGAAAGGGGAATTTTATCGTCCCACAAACATTTGTGTGAACATTTTACCATAGGGACCTCCTTCTCTGATGCCGATACCAACATTTGTGAAATTAGGATTTAATATATTTTCCCTATGGGTAGGTGAATCCATTAAGGATGTATGAGCTGTTTCTACAGAATGATTGCCAGCTAAATTTTCCCCAGCATAAATGTACTGTACTCCAAACTTTTCTAGCATCTCAAAGGGACTGCCATAACTGGGTGAATAATGATTAAAGTAGTTATCATCAATCATATCCTGAGATTTCAATCGTGCCACACGGGTAAGCTCTAAATCTAGTTCTAGGGGTGATAGATTGTGCTTAATACGTTCTTGGTTAACTAAGTCAAACATTCTTTGTTCGTTAGGTGCAATTTTTTCCCTTAAAGATGAATTCATTGAAGTATCAGGAGCTTCAATATAAGGAGATACATGTATTTGTGAAACACAACCAACTTGTCCACTATCTAGTATGACAATATACCAATCGTCTGATTTGCCAATCACACTTAGGACTGTATCTTGGGATACTTCTTTGATCATTGGGAAATCAGTACTGTTTCCAGAATGGACAATTAATGAGTTGGATTGAACAATCACTCTACTCACTTCAGCTTCTTTAAAAATAGAAGATTGCTTAGTGGCCATGGGTTCCTCAGATGTCCCTCTACAGCTACTGATTAAGAATAAAAGTACAAAAAAAACAATGGATATAGAAAACTTATTTTTCAAAACCATCACCTCAGGATTAGTATGTTCATAAAATGAGACTTAATTCAGTGGGAGTTAAAACCTTCCCTTAAATTAAGTCTCATTTTTATTTGGTCTTAGATCTCGTATTTTTTCAGTTCACTTTTAAAGTTCCCAGTGAGTATTTCAAGTAGTTGAATGTTATCTGATAGATCCTTAACTTTTTCAGAATACTGGGTGACATTGGCATTCATTTCCTCTGATGCAGCTGAATTTTCTTCAGCAATGGCCGCTAAGGCATGAATGTTTTCAACAACAGCTGATAAGCGATTGGTCTCAGAGGATAACTCATCAATGAGTTTTACGATCATATCTGAAACAGAAACAATTTCCTCGGTTGAAGTATGGTTTTCCGCAGTTACTTTTTCTAGGGTTTCATTACTAGAAGCCAATTGACCATATTGATTCTGAATGTCCCCTACAAACCCTTCGATCTGTTGAATGAAGAATGCTAGGTTTTCATTGATTTCACCAACCGCCTGCTTAGAATTTTCAGCTAGTTTACGAATCTCTTCAGCCACAACGGAAAATCCACGACCGGCTTCTCCAGCACGTGCAGCTTCAATGGCGGCATTTAATGCCAACAGGTTTGTTTGATCGGCAATGAATTCTACAGTACTACTAATTTCTAGAATTTTAGATACCTGAGTAGATAATTCCTGTCCCTTCTCATTAACAGTACTAAAGTTATTCCTGACTTGATTAATGTCCTTTGTGACAGTTTGAATATCATTAAAAGAGCTTTGAAGCTTATAGGTGGATTGCTTTAACTGGTCTTTGCCTTCGGTCTCCTTAGTGACGATCTGATTTAGTGCTGTAATGTATTGGTCTAAGACGAATACCGAACTCTCAGTCTCTTCTGCTTGATTGGTAGCGCCTAAGGCAACTTCATTGACGACATCAGATATGGAATCAGAAAGCTGTTTCATGTTTTGAGAGATGACTGAAAATTCTTGAACAAAGTTGCTCATATCGTCATTGCCACCCTTTAAAAACAAGAAATCCTTCTTTAAAACCAGTTTGGTATGATTGAGTGCGTCCACAAGGTTTTCGATTGTATCTCCAGTTTTCACGGTTGTTTTGCTTGCAAAGTCATGATTTTGAAGTTTCTCTAATTCAGCCTGTAAAATGTTGAGAGGTCCTGTAACTAAGGAGGCTACTAACAAGCTTGAAAAGAATGTAATGCCTGTAACAAATAACGTAGTAAACCATGTTATCTGGGGTAGCAAAGCCAAGGTAATCAACAAAGTTAATGACGGGAAAAGACTGAGCTTTAGAGGTAAACTCTGGATCACTCCAAAACCCATCAGCTTTGTAAATCTTGGTCGAATAATTTGATCAGGTGATTTCTCAAGTTGAATCCTTACCTTCATAAATTGTCGTCCATCATCGGTAGTGCCTGAATCTAATTTTTGATGTGTGAGTTTTTCGTTGAAATAAGCAGCGCTACCTTCTAATAGCCCTAGGAAGTAATCAAAGAGTCCACGATGGGATATGTAAGTGATCTCAATTTCTTTTCCACTTATTTCTTCGGCGATTAGGCGAGGCGGATTGGCACCTTTGATCATTTTTGTTAATTGTGCATGGACATCGTCCATCATTAGAAGAAATCCCTTTAAACTATGTCGTTCAAAATAAGAAGGAAACCATTTCTGGAAGGAATAAATATTTTGTTTACCTACTTTACGCCAGATTGTATCAACTGGTTCGTTGGTCTCCTTGGAAATATAATCGAAAATCGAAAAAATTTCCTCATCCTTAATATCCTCAAGAGGTGTAATCATTCGCTCCTTACTCCAGCCGATGGACTCCACTGCGCGGTCAACTACATCATGATCAAATAAATCCCGTAGGCTTTGGAGCCAAGTGGAAACAACTGTACCTTTCATCAGAACACTTCCTTTCGTTTGTTGTATTGCTATATATGAACGGTCTTATGATACCGGTGAATCGTAGGAATACACCGAAATTAATCCTAATAATAATAATACCACAAATAAAGGAACTCAATCTATCATTTAATAAAATTTATAAGCTTAGGTGACGGACAAACAATGATGATATATCAAACACAATCAGGTGAAGCTATTTTGCTTAGGGAAAAAAATCAAAGAATATTCATGAAATAAAGTGGGAATACATTATAAAGAGGATGAGCTTAAATAAAATATGATGTGATAGATTCAATTAAAGATAAGATTGAAAAGATTTCCATGGAAGTTTATGGAGCTGATGCCCCGAGCTTACTGGGACGTTCAAGTGGATTTAGAATCTCTGTAAAAGAAAGTAGACTAAAAGCCTGATCATTGTCAGGCCTTTAGTCTCTTATGATATAATATAGATGAGATTCCAGTGAAGAAAGGAGCAATCTATAGAGACCATGGGAATATTATATCAGTTGTTAAGTTTAGTATTGATTGTATTAATGCTTGGTGTTCCAATTGTGATTACGGTGTTGGTGATTAGGCACTTTGGGAAAAAAGAAAGTCATAACGAGTTGGTTTTAAACAAAATTATTGAGCTTGAAAAACGAATTGAGGAATTGGAAAGTGGAGGAGATTGAAATGAATACCGATGAGGCTGGAAATTTAATTAGAGCTGCTTTGAGAACAATCTAAAGCTAAAAATACAGATAGTGATGATCACCTAAGGTTTTTGAAATAAAAAACCTTAGGTGATTTTTTTATATAATAGGAAAGTTTTCTTTCCTATTATATAAAAAAGAGGGGTTGTAGGGGATGAAATCCCCTGCCTGTACTCAGGAAGGTGCTCAGACAGCTTGGCTGTCGTCGAAGGAAACCTAGGGTTTCCTATAAGTAGGCAACCAGTTTAGCTTGCTAAATTGTGTTGATCACTTAGTTGTTTCATCTAGCGAAAGCGTCGTAGACGCTTTTTTTATCAAGAATGTAGTAGAACAATATATTAGTATTTAGAATTTTTTCGGAATGATTTTGTAAAAGTAAAATATAATTTAAGGATAGTGTATAGATAACGATTCTAATGGATTTCTTATTACTAAAAAAAACAGGGTATTTCACCGAATGTAAGAGTGCTTAAAGCTACAATAATGAATAGAATTATGAAAAATTAAAATATTAAAAATAATTAATTTTTTTTCGCAAAATAAGAAGGAGTTTGATGATGTATGAAGAAATATAAAAATAGAACAACATTCTAAAATGTGAAAAATACATAACAGATTAGAAAAGCTAAACAAGTCAAACAAATTTAGAAGTAATTATTATTTACTTTAATTAAATTAAAAATAGTAGAAGGGAAGGGATTAAAATGGCAAAAAAGAAGAGTATATTGGACTTAATGAAGATGAAAAAGGCGGAGGAGCAGGTTGCATGGGTCACTGCATATGATTTTCCCACGGCATCCTTTGCAGAGCAAGCAGGCATGGAAATGATATTAGTGGGAGATTCACTAGGTATGGTTGTTTTAGGATACCAAGGAACGATTCCAGTAACAATGGAAGACTGTATTTCCCATTGTCAAGCTGTACGAAGAGGAGCTCCCAATACTTGGGTAATTGGAGATATGCCTTTTGGATCCTACCAAGTATCCGATGAAGACGCCGTAAGAAATGCAGTTCGTTTTATGAAGGAAGCGGATGTAGATTGTATTAAGCTAGAGGGGGGAGACCGAGTTAAAAGTCGTATTAGGGCAATTACTGATGCAGGGATTCCAGTAATGGGACATATTGGACTCACACCTCAAAGTTCTGGTCAACTAGGTGGATTTAAAGCCCAGGGTAGACGAGTCGACAATGCCAGGGTTTTAATCCAAGATGCTTTGGTTGTTCAGGAGGCAGGTGCTTTTTCATTATTAGTAGAAGCCGTACCGCCAGAGGTAACCAAGTTTATAGCTGATAAATTAGACATCCCTGTTTACTCCATAGGTGCAGGACCCTGTGATGGACAGCTGGTCATTAGTGGAGATATGCTAGGAAAGTTCCAAGCATTTACACCAAAGTTTATCAAAAAATATGCTAATGTAGCAGAAGTAGAAACAAATGCATTTAAAGAGTACGTAGCAGAAGTAAAAGCTGGTCAGTTCCCAACAGATGATCATGTGTATCACATACTAGACACCCAAGAAGAGTTTGAAAAGCTATTCCAAGAATTTAAGTAAAACCATTGAATGGCAAAAGATAAGTTGTCGTACTAACTAAGTAAACTTAAAGTTTAACACTTTAATCATAAATTAATCATAAAAAATTTTAAGGGGGATTTTAAAATGGCAATGAAGGATATTGAAAAGTATATTGTGGAGAAGACACCTTTTCCACTGAAGGACAGACGTGATTTACCAACATCAGAAGCGAGATTTGAGGGCGGAGCGCACTACAGAATGGAAGTGCCGGGTATCGAAAATGCTGAGAACTTTGAGGTGCTAGTAAAGGAATCTGAAAAACAAAATATGCCAATTCACAGAGCTATCGGTACTGTAGGTGGATCTGCTTTACTTGATAAAAAAGAATTAAAATACTACGCTGAAATTGGTGCAGATGCTAAAATAGAGGCATTGGTGAATCCAATGGCTACAAGAGCATGGGATAATGGAAGACAGTATACAACACCAGAGGGATATGTATCTGGTATGAGAATTAGAGGGCAAGATAACCTGTATTTATGGTTAAAAGAATTTGATAGATGCATTGAAGCGGGGATTAGAGGTTTCTTGATTACTGATGAAGGTTTATTGCAACTCGTTAGTAAAATGAGAGCAGACGGAGTAATCCCAGCAGACGTGAAATTTAAGGTTTCAGTTTTCGCAGGACATGGTAACGCATTAGGAGCAAGTTTATTGGAGGAATTAGGCGCAGATAGCTTCAACCCTCTAGCGGATTTGTCATTAGATATGCTTGCATCTATCAGAAGTGTAACGAATATGCCACTAGATGTGTATATGAGTATTGTAGACTCCATGGGAGGACACCAAAGACATGTTGAGGCAGCAGAAATAGCAAGAATATGTGGACCCGTTTACTTTAAGTTTGAGCCAGGTAAAAACGAGTGTGATCTATATAACTCTTGGCATGAGTCAGCCCACTTAAATCACTTAGTAAAAGTAAAAGTAAAAATGGCTCAAATCTGTAAAGATTGGTGCGATGACAGTGACACAGGATTGATATTCAACGACTATAAAGATGATTTAGCCATTCCAAAGCCATAATAATTAGTTTGTAAAGAATTCATAGCCCCACTCTTATTGAATAATCAGTGGGAGTGGGGCTATTTAAGTATAAGGGTTTTGTTATTGATAAAAAAACTGGAGGGATAAATATGAGTAATCCATTTCAAACAGCATTAAGTACATTGAAGGCAGCCAGTGAAGTTGCAGGTCTTGAGCCTAACGTAGTAAAAATGCTTAGCCAACCTAAACGAATTTTTGAGTTCACAATTCCAATGAAAATGGATAATGGAGACTTAGAAATATTTACAGCATATCGTGTTCATTACAATGATGCATTAGGTCAAACGAAAAATGGAATTAGATTTGTGCCCAATCTAGATTTAGATACAGTAAAGGCATTGGGATTTTGGATGACAGTAAAGCATGCAGTTTCAGGGATACCAGCTGGCGGCGGTAAGGGTGGTATTAGAGTTGATCCTAAAAAATTGAGTGAAGGCGAATTAGAAAGATTGACAAGATCATATATCCGGAAGTTGCCTATGAAAGGCGCATGGGTAGACATTCCAGGTGCAGATATCGGAACAAGTGCTAAAACCCAAGGATGGATGCTA
Encoded proteins:
- a CDS encoding DUF1858 domain-containing protein, encoding MEKITKDTLIGNALKINPNSASILMSFGMGCLGCPSSQMETIEQAAAVHGIDAEALLEKLNA
- the cooS gene encoding anaerobic carbon-monoxide dehydrogenase catalytic subunit — protein: MSDKDVQNSYQRSAERMRGDQKTFSADLTDADYNDPSLHKDAHDKAQVDYEGIEKSPSMEEVHKWQREHIKKDDQSKEGYPLNTIIDPAMREMYQVVHNAGMSNVFDRFSEQQPTQCKFCIEGLSCQLCANGPCRISKKAPRGVCGVDAHTMVARNFVYRHVTIGTSANIFHCHQAARTLKAAGEHPESGLKIRDPEKLKKYADMAGLDANQPIDKLAVTFAQWVMDDIHLPHHVESKAVEAFAPTKRKKLWRELGLFPGGGYSEVAYAQTQCMTNFNSDPVEFLLRSVRLGVANEYQGLFLLNIVQEILMGTQEIAMKKQNMGLLKKNQINVVTNGHMPLLAHVAIDIASTDEWQQKAKDAGADGIKIFGHVCEGQQLINYEGMHNQSAYGGQEGEWLSQEYLLATGVVDLFMFDYNCTVPTMPIFAKKFGTKLLSTHPVIKLQGTETLDFVPEKMKEQAVKALDMAIESFKERKQANRKTYIPPHVSDCMVGFSTESVRNALGGSFDPLIEQIANGNIRGIATIVGCTTARYGQGGSNIFKITKGLIENNILVLSGGCTSSVMEYTGLTNPKASEECGEGLKAVCEKLGIPPVLTYGACVDIGKMTQTAVELADALDVDTNMLPLVIGAPEYLEQKAVADACTAVALGWLVHVAPVPSITGSDLVVKTLTETTETLGLGKVVVEMDAEKTIQIYVDHIEKKRKELGLN
- a CDS encoding DUF1622 domain-containing protein, with protein sequence MILEHFMEIAVPYAIHLLEAMGIFVILFTALKAFAQYAVQTFNFTDDTIKIELAKSLALGLEFKLAGEILKTVTIRDLSEVYVLAAIIALRVILTFVIHWEIESDIKHCNEFKNLKESQDPKKTFRLLKGRVNQH
- a CDS encoding class I SAM-dependent methyltransferase, whose amino-acid sequence is MTFYEEFSKYYDFIFPTGEAQVNLIIKHIPENKRNVLDVACGTGNYAIALAKKNIEVSAVDLDEKMIQETISKSHENNVHVDANTGDMTALNEVFPHEKFGSIFCIGNSLVHLTKLVDMEEALRQMYHLLEEEGSLILQIINYDRILKYDINGLPTIDNKEAGVKFIRRYEPNQRVGLINFNTELIINDGEAQRVYRNSVPLYLLQQEQLEGLLRVVGFRDMNFFGSFKEEPYSQEAYATVVVAKK
- a CDS encoding Crp/Fnr family transcriptional regulator, which codes for MKDTTIDILRKVPAFSKLKEEALKKIANMTIERNVRKGSIIFMDGDPGEAFYFVKSGKIKVYKTTADGRELIFTILSQGDVFAEVTLFNDIPYPASTEVLEDASIGMIRNQDLEELIRGDADIALQIIKVFSKKLFASQQKVKELALGDTYMRTALTILKLGEEHGVESAAGIEIELNISRQELANMIGTARETVSRALSQFKKEGALEVQGKKIIIQDIKKLRSWVQ
- a CDS encoding metal-sensitive transcriptional regulator yields the protein MQNKQREVAQLEEKEVKKDIVNRLRTIKGHIQGIEKMIEEDKECEDILLQITAVKSSVDRVGQLIIENHSKECLLKDNISSDEIDKVLKTILKFMK
- a CDS encoding folate family ECF transporter S component, whose amino-acid sequence is MKFNTRKLVTLSLLMALTIVFTRIASIRIPFGGVEGVRVGFGSLPILLAGILFGPISGFIVGALGDLIGYFLNPMGAYMPHFTLSAGLSGFIPGSIYYFTFRPKSNIHFSSKLQVSRPSFWLIFISILIGQVTISLLLIPYFLSALFSIPYELTIIPRTITQLISIPIFSWVIWIISNKTNIFDYVKSK